The DNA window AGAAGGAAAAAAGGGGTTAATGTAGAATAATTAAGGCTAGCACGGAAGGATAAGGTAATGATATAATTCCGTGTAGGGTGCAATGAGATCAAGGTTTAGCCTCGGTAGCATGAAAGGAGGTGTACCCCGGAGGTTAGCTACGGAGGCTATGAATAGAACATATACCAGGCAAGATGCGTTTCAAAATACGCAGCACATACCGCAGCAGACGACAAGAAAGGGGCTTTCGCGCAGAGAGGCTTCCAGTGAGGAAACAAGGATACTCGCAGGATTCCCCCCTCGAGCGAAGGAAGTCCCAACCAAAGCTCAAAAATAACCAGTAAGGGGGAGAGAAGATGAGAAAGAGCCTGATAGTGCTCGTAGCCGTCCTTGCGGCCCTGCTCCTGGCCCTCCCTACAATGGCGGCCGGGCTCAAGGTGAGCGGGGAGTTCGGTGGAGCGATTACTTATGATAATGGTACGACTGCAATAAGCTGGAACGACGCTGATACTTACTTAAAACTAAACCTCGATTACGCGGATGCTGATTCTGCGTTCGCTGCGCATATCCCGCTTAAGTTCTGGTGGAACGGGGCTAAAGGTAATGCCGATGAAAGCCTCGGCCGGAGCATCGAGACCCCGTGGTACGCGGTCTATGCCGGTGCCCCGTTGAAGGTCAGTATCGCTGGGTCCCCTGATGATACCTGCGCGGATTATAAGTTCGCTGGCTTCGGTGATCCCCTCGGGCTTGTTAAGGCCGTTGATGATCAGGATATGGTCGTCAAGGCGGTCGGAATGGTCGGCGGGCTCGGCGTGAATGCGCAGGCGATCAATGCCCAAAATATTGATGATACGACGACAAAGGATACAAATGAGTTCACGGATAAGCGATACGGCCTCTTGAGGTTGACCTACGGTCTGCCGGGCGGGTATACGGTCGGCGCCATCTACGCGGCAGTCGATTCCTATAAAGCAGCAAAGGAGTACGACTATCACGCCGGGCAGTGGAACGACGTTCCTGGCGGTGGAACTCTTGACTCCAGCTATGTGAACTATGCAGCTGACATAACCGGGCCGCTGCCGATCAATGAGGGTGCGACGATAACCGCTGCGATCGCTCAGAGCAAGGATATGGCGCTTGCCAATCCGGAGGGCAAAAACGCCTATGAGATCAATATCGCCGGCATTAAGGCCGGGATACTTGACCTCTCCGGTGCTTTCCGCGCTGTGGATCCCGATTTCTACACGGTCGCGGCTGATTCCGATTCGAGCGATGTCCTTACTTATAAGGGACAGCGGCAGTTCTATGGCAAGGCTGTAATGCCGCTTGGCCTGGCCGGTCAGGCTATGAAGCTAACACTCGAGGATGATTATAGGGTCAACTTCGATGGTAGCACCAAAGTTAAGGACGAGGATGTTGTCCGCCCGAGCAATAAGGTTGCTGCCGACCTGGAGTTCAACCCTGTAGCCAACTTGAAGGCCAACGTCGGCGGCTCCTACAAGGCGGCCTTCGATGATGCAGCTAACATTGACGCATACAATAACGACTATGTCAAGAACGTCTATGGCAAAGTCGAGTATAAGCCACAAGAGAACCTTACGGTCAACGCGGGCGCTGAGTGGAAGGGCGAAAATCGCTACGATGCTTCAATAGACTATGCCAAAGACGAATACGGAAACTATACGCAGACGAAGACCGACTGGGAGCGCGAGGGCTCGGGCATTAAGCTCGATGGTAAGGTAACTTACACCCCCGCTCCTGGGATCAAGGTTGAGAGCTCCGCCAAGTATGGGACCGGCACTTACGACTTCTTCGGTGATGGCGTCGTAGTTACCTCCGACCAGAATCCGCTTGGGGCAGAAGGTCCAATAGACGAGAGTGCCAAGTACTCCCGCCTCGATGTCGATGGTTACGTCGAGGCTAAGCAGGGCTTCGCGGTTGGCGGGGCCAAGGGCTTCGATGCTCTGGGCGCGGGCTATGTCAAGGTCAAGAACGCTCTCCAGACCGGGCGTGCCACCAGGTACGCGGTCTACGGCGAGGCGGTTGTTGCCCTGACGGATGAGCTGTCCGACAAGGCGGCTGTCTACAACGGCACGACCCATACCGACGATGCCAACAAGGTAAGGACGGTTCTCTATAATGGTCTTGACTACGCGCTGTCCGGCAATAGCACTGTCACTGTCGGCTATAGCTACACCAACGAACTCAAGGCTGGCAACCTCTACGCCGCCTACAAGGTGAAGCTCGGGACGGCCGAGGTTACGCTTAGCTACGGCGAGAGCCGGCTTGCATCCGATCCGTGCGATGCGGACGCCGACGCTGGCAAGCCGTGGGCGTGGCTGTGCAACATCGCCGACGAGGGTACGCATAATAACTACTATAAGCTGGGCGTCAAGATTCCATTCTAAATCAACCGGCTTATAGTAGCGCAGCCTGCGTCCCCACTGAGGATGCCGCAGGTAAAGTGAGCGAGCGAAAGGCCCCGGGGTATACCCCGGGGCCTTTTTATATCTCTTATTTCTCTTATTGCATCATGCTATTGCATCATGCACGCTTTCGGCCTCTCCCCCATATCCTAGGAAAGCAGCGGTTCTAGGTGTTGGAAGAAGGAGGCCAGCGAAGATGCAGGTAATCGGGACCTTGCTCCTCGCCGTTGCGGTGAGCCTGGATGGGCTCATGGCTGGCGTCGCCTACGGGATGAGGCGGATATCGATCCCTTTTGTGTCCCTCCTGGCGGTAAATGTAGTGTCGGCCTTGATGGTTTCGGCGGCAATGTTCCTCGGTCGGAACGTTGGCGTATATCTTGGCGAGTGGATGGCGCGGTTGCTTGGTGGCGGCATACTCATCGCGCTTGGTTGCGCGGCCGTCTGGAGCGGGTGGAGGGAGCGCAATAGGAACCCGGGCGGCGCGCCCGCCCGGGCGTCGTCGAGGGACGGGGGGATTCTTCGCCTCTTGAGCATGCCCGAGAAGGCCGACCTGGACCGTTCCGGGTCCCTGAGCCTCTCAGAGGCTCTACCCCTCGGGATAGCTCTCGCCATGGACGCTCTAGGGGCCGGCTTCGGCGCCGGTGTTGTCGGGTTCTGGAGCATCTTGATGCCCGTTTTTGTCGGTGTTATGCAGTTTATCTTTGTCTCGGCCGGGATGGCGGCTGGGAGGATCTATCTCGGCCGGAGGCTATCGTCGGGTGCGCTCCTCATCCCTGGCGGCATTTTGATCTTGCTGGGAATACTAAGGCTTGTTTGAGGCATGTTTGAGGGTTGTTTGGAGATCATCGTGTTCCTTCCAGAAAATTTCATCCGCGGAATTTAGGCTTGTAGAAGGATTTGTGGGCGTTCCTTCGAATATGATACGGCGGGTATACTGTCTCATACTGATCAGGGCGCTATCGCTCATGAGGGTATAAAATGCTTATATGGCCCGGCGGTGGTAGATTCGAGTTCACTTGGCGGCCCGGAGCCTGGGGGGCTCAGGTCCCCCAGGTCGAGGAGGAATGATAGGCGTGCAATATGGAATGAGGCTGGGCTTGACTGGTGGTATCGCCAGTGGAAAGAGCCTGGTGTCCGGGATGTTGAAGAACCTGGGCGCCGAGATCATAGATGTCGATATGATAGCGCGCGAGCTGGTCACCCCGGGCTCTCCGGCCCTAGTCGAGATCGAACGAGAGTTCGGAGCCGATGTGATCCTGCCCGCTGGCACGCTTGACAGGAGGCGCCTCGGCGACCTGGTGTTCACCGATCCAGGGGCCCTTGCGCGGCTTGATGCCATAATGTTCCCCCGTATGTTCGCCGAGGTCGCATCCCGGCTCGGCGCATTCCGGTTCAGCCGGCCCAGGAGAGAGGGACAGTCGCCCGCTCCAATATCCTCTCGGACACCATCGTCTTCTCAGGTACCAGCGCCTTCCCAGACGCCATCTGGAGCCGGCGGGGATGCTGAGGTGGTGGTCCCCCCCGGCATGATCGTCGTGGATGCAGCAATTCTCTACGAGGCCGGTATGGATGCGCTTGTTGACAGGGTGATCGTTGTGTGGGCTGATGATGAGACGAGGATCAAGAGGCTGATGGAGCGAAACGGACTCTCGAGGAGCGATGCCGCTGCGAGGGTGGCTGCCCAGGTCCCGCTGGTCGAAAAGGTCCGGCGGGCTGACTTCGTGATTGATAACTCGGGCTCGGTCGCCAACACGGAGCGTCAGGTGCGGCGGCTCTGGGGAGAGCTGGTTAGCTGGTTGGCCGGCCCCGCGCTCAGGAATAATTGCGGTGGGGCGCGTATATGAAATATTGAAGGAATCCTGAGCGAGGGGATTTGGAAAATGATGATAAGCCTTGTAAACCTTACCGGGTGGCGAAAATATGTCATGTTGTATGCCATTCCTCTGGCAGTATTGGTTGCCATAGCTGTGTCGCCGTGGTTCTTGCGAAAACTCTATCCGGTTTATTATAGGGATCTTGTGCTCAAATACGCCACCGAGAACGATGTTGACCCGATCCTCCTAGCGGCCGTGATTAGGACTGAGAGCCATTTTTGCCCCAGCGCAAGGTCGCGGAGGGGTGCGCTTGGCCTCATGCAGATCATGCCCGAGACCGGCAGGTGGGTTGCATGCGAGCTAGGCATGCGCGATTTCAATGACGATATGCTTTACGACCCCGAAACGAATATCCGCATAGGAAGCTGGTACCTGGCATCTCTGGCAAAGGAATTCGGGGGCGATGTGACGGTGGTGCTCGCTGCGTATAATGCGGGCCGCGGCAACGTGCGTGGCTGGCTGGAGGAGAGCCGGTGGACCGGGCGACCGGAG is part of the Bacillota bacterium genome and encodes:
- the ytaF gene encoding sporulation membrane protein YtaF codes for the protein MQVIGTLLLAVAVSLDGLMAGVAYGMRRISIPFVSLLAVNVVSALMVSAAMFLGRNVGVYLGEWMARLLGGGILIALGCAAVWSGWRERNRNPGGAPARASSRDGGILRLLSMPEKADLDRSGSLSLSEALPLGIALAMDALGAGFGAGVVGFWSILMPVFVGVMQFIFVSAGMAAGRIYLGRRLSSGALLIPGGILILLGILRLV
- a CDS encoding lytic transglycosylase domain-containing protein, whose protein sequence is MLYAIPLAVLVAIAVSPWFLRKLYPVYYRDLVLKYATENDVDPILLAAVIRTESHFCPSARSRRGALGLMQIMPETGRWVACELGMRDFNDDMLYDPETNIRIGSWYLASLAKEFGGDVTVVLAAYNAGRGNVRGWLEESRWTGRPEHLDSLPFPETRAYVRRVMHVYKWYRRLYGENWLKTAYFPDSIQF
- the coaE gene encoding dephospho-CoA kinase (Dephospho-CoA kinase (CoaE) performs the final step in coenzyme A biosynthesis.) encodes the protein MQYGMRLGLTGGIASGKSLVSGMLKNLGAEIIDVDMIARELVTPGSPALVEIEREFGADVILPAGTLDRRRLGDLVFTDPGALARLDAIMFPRMFAEVASRLGAFRFSRPRREGQSPAPISSRTPSSSQVPAPSQTPSGAGGDAEVVVPPGMIVVDAAILYEAGMDALVDRVIVVWADDETRIKRLMERNGLSRSDAAARVAAQVPLVEKVRRADFVIDNSGSVANTERQVRRLWGELVSWLAGPALRNNCGGARI